The DNA window ttccttttgctctgtctagtctcaGTTCCAGGTCGGCCTTTCCAGGTTTCAGCACTTtataaaatttctcttttcctattGCTATTTTCCAGCTatgcttttcccagctgctcagCGATTCAAGAGGTCCTCAGCTGCCTTCCTCAACCCAGTGTTACAAAACTCACTGGAAGATGTGGTCCTGCTTTATGAGGTTCAGTATATGGTACCTTAAGCCTTAACCAAGACTGGGCGTCCTGTCCATACTGGGATTATCCATTATCTGGCTTTGTGTCACTTTTATCCATCCCATAAGTAAACCTGTGGCTGTGTGATAGTTCACCAGGGGGATGGGAACACATAGAAACTTTTTGGTCTTTCCCCCCATCTCCAGACAGTGCAACTGTCTCCATTTGACAAACATTAAAGACCCAAGGACATATTGTTAGTTCTAACTCTAAACTGTTAACTCTAGACATGTACTCTGTCTGGAGTCTCttggagaaaataaatagcTTTCTGTGTTCTGATTTTGTACCAGTTCCTTTTAGCTGAGCTTGACATTGACAAAAGTCAGAGGATCTCCATCAAAGATGAGGAGCTGGCTTCCCTGAGGAAGGCTGCTGAGTTCAACACCATCTGCAACGAGATTATCCCCAAGAGCATTACAGAGATCCGCAGGCTAAGCAGCAGGCTGTCTTCCTACCCAAGGGTCCTC is part of the Cinclus cinclus chromosome 4, bCinCin1.1, whole genome shotgun sequence genome and encodes:
- the FAM180A gene encoding protein FAM180A, which translates into the protein MLWKALVLLLFYYSTHATVTHRWSRAMLFPAAQRFKRSSAAFLNPVLQNSLEDVVLLYEFLLAELDIDKSQRISIKDEELASLRKAAEFNTICNEIIPKSITEIRRLSSRLSSYPRVLKKEDFERTVLTMVYTAYRAAQSQGHQKDTWAESFVSLYKALKNDLMLPYNRQPS